From the Simplicispira suum genome, the window ATGCTGATTTTTGCGTTTGTCGATCCGAGTGATCTGCACTGGTTTGGCGAACCTATCGGGCTCTCGCGCCAAGGTGTGTACACGATTGCATTCTTTCTTTTCTGGGGAGTGACCATGGCCTCGAGCGCAATCACCACCTTGCTGTCGTTTTCACCTTTCGAGGTCAATCGCTGCCCGGTGCCCCACGGCGAGCGGCCTGAGGACTGCCGTAAGCACCCTTCACACGCTTGAGAAGCGGTTGTGGAATCCAGAATGATCCGACTTTCTATTCCCCAGGTCTCGACCTGCGATCTTTGTGATCGCTTCAAGGCGGACGACAGCGACGCCTTTCGTGTCTTGCCGCCGGTCTTCGCCTCGTACGGCGGGCTCCGCGCATTTGCCGGGCGGGTCAGCACGGTGAAGTGTTTTGAGGACAACGCGTTGGTGAAAGCCGCGCTGGATCAGCCAGGTGAAGGTCGCGTGTTGGTGGTTGACGGCGGTGGTTCGCTGCGCCGGGCGCTCGTCGGCGGCAATCTGGCGGCGGCGGCGGTCGCCAATGGCTGGGTCGGTTTGGTGGTGGACGGCTGTGTCCGTGACCTGGCTGAATTGGCGGTTGCAGAGCTGGGCATTCGCGCCTTGGGGCTGATGCCCATGCCTACCATCAAGCGTGGCGAGGGGCAGCGCGACGTGGCCGTGCAAATTCGTGGGGTGGTTGTACGGCCTGGGGACTGGTTGTATGCGGATGACGATGGCATCGTCGTCAGCACATCGGCGGTTCACTCCGCCTGATTCCCGACGGCGCGCTACCGCCGAAACCGTTCACCGTTGAAATAGGTCAGCTCGACAAAATCGGTTCCGCTGTGGTCGGTGGGTCCATAGCGAACTTCAAAGCCGCCCAGGTCATAGGGGCGCATTGAGTGCATTGCCTCGATGAGCTTCTCGCGGGTAGCGCTGCGGCCACTGCGGCGCAAGGCTTCGATGAGGATGCGGGCATTGACGTATCCCTCCAACGAAGAGTAGCCGGGCTCCGTTTGGCCTGCCTTCTTGAGTGCGTTCTGGTAGGCATGGACGAGTGGCATGGCCACACTGTGTGGGCTGGGCACGACCTGCGCCACCGTGATGCCCACTGCGGCGTCGCCCAAAGCGGCGAGCAGTGGGCGCGATCCCAGAAAGGAGATGGAGAACGCGGGCGTTTGAATGCGCTTTCTCAGGCCTTTGTAGAACGGAATGCCGAGCCCCCCAATCGCTAGCGACATCAATGCTGTGGGTTGAAATGCAACGATTTCCTCGATGCCTTTTGCGATTCCATCGGGTGTCTCGGCCACCAGGAAGGCCTTCCAGGTGGTGTTTTTGTAGCTCTTTGCCGCTGCTTCAAAAGCGGCGATCGCCGCTTTACCAAAGGGATTGTCGAAATACGCAACGGCGCATTTGGTGAAACCCGTAGAACTCAGCTGCCGAGCAATCTTGCTCAATTCCTGCGCATAGCTGGCCCGAGTGTGAAACACCAGGGGATTGAACGGCCGCAAGGCGTCGGAGCCTGTTGCGGGTGCAATCAAAGGGACTTTGGCTGGCACCAGTACGTGAAGCGCCCCCATCACGCTGGTCGTTCCGCCGCATGCGAACAGGGTCAATACCTGGTCTTTTTCAATCAGTTGGCGCGTGTTTTCGGCCGCTTTCGCCGGCGCTCCGCCATCGTCAAGGCTGACCATTTCCAGCATCCGTCCGTCGATGCCGCCTTTCTCGTTCACCTCCTGGAACGCTGCCGCAATGCCCTTGTTCATCTCCACGAATGGGAAAGCGAGCGGTCCTGTGAGCGCCGCCGTTTGGCCGATTCGCAAGCTCTGCGGCTGTGCGCGGACCCAAGCCGGTATGCCCAGCGCGGTCACGACGGACGCTTTCAGAATACGGCGGCGGTCTGTCGGTACTGGGAAATTCGTTGCTTTGATCATGGCGATTCAGTGGGATGGCAAGCTGGGGGCGGCGTATTCGCGATGGCGCGCAGAGTATCTGGCCGCACAGGCATATTTCAGGCTCAGGAAAACCCCTGGCTGCCTTGCCTTTCCGTCACCTCGGTGACTTGCCTGGCGCAAGAAGGGCACGGGGGAGGCTGCGAAAGGGCCGGTTCTTACTTTTTCGCACGCCCGCCACTGGCGCGTGGAGGCGGTTTGGGCGCAGCTCCTGCGGGGCCGGCTTTCACCGCCTCGTCAGCGCGTGCGAGCAGCTTTGCGCAATGGGCATCGTCTTCGGCCGCCGGCACGGTGATCGGCACGAGCGCCAATGCCGCTGGCGCCGCCACTGCTGCCAATACGGCCGCTCCGGCGCGAGCAAGGAGGGGGCCGGGTTCAACGCCCACCTGCGGATCAATGAAGGGCCCACGCACAGTGAGTGGGGTCCGCAGGGAGAAGAATTTCCATTTCAGGGATTCGGGCTTGATGCGCAGATCGATGTGTTCATGATCGAAGTCGATGGTGCCGACGGCTTCCACTACCGCTTCGTTGGTGCTGAGCTTGACTGAGCGTGTCTGCGCCATGCCATCCTTGACGGAAAAATCCGCCACTGCGCAGCGCACGTGCACTTCCTTGTCGTTGCCAAAGAGCTTGGCGACGATGACGCTTCCCAGGTTCAGTGCCGCCAGATCCAGCAGTTGTTTGCTCAGCGTGCCGTCGCGCACATAGAGTCGCGCCTCACCGGTGCTGCTGGCGAGCATGCTGGCGATGGAAGCGCCTTGGCCGTTGAGCGCAAAAGCGCCATCCATGCGGCCCAGGCTTTTGTCCATCAACTCGACCTTGGGAAACAGGGACGAGAGCTTCAGGTCATCCACGGTGGAACGAATCTGCGCCCGGAGCGGTTCGCTGTGGCTGTCGAGCGTGACTTGGGCATCAATGCGGCCTTTGGCAACGCCGAAGCGCAGCGGAGCCAGGTTGAGTTTGCCTTCCTTCAAGATGGCGCGCACGCTCAGGTTTTCCAGTGGCAGCGCAGCAGGGCCTACCAAGGTCTGGCCGAGAAAAGCGATGTCTGCATCCATTGCGTCCCAGCGGCCAGTGGCAAAGGAAATATCGGGCAGCACCTTTCCGGGACGTATGCTTTTCTTCGTGTTCTCGCGGGCTCTCCCAGGGGTTCCAATGACCGGCCCAAGGTCTGCCAATAGCAATCTGCGCGATTTCAATTGACCGGTGAGCCTTGGCCTGGGTTTGCCCGAGGTGTAGGTTAAATGCCCCTGCAGATCGCTCTTGCCGACTGCGCCCGTGAAATCTTCGTAGTCCCAGGTGGCACGCTCGGGTTCCAGGCTTCCAACGAGGCGGCCACTGGTTTTGTAGGGCGGTGTGTTGGGCAGGACCAGACCGGTCAGCTCATAGAGATCGGCCATGCTTTGGCCCTCCAGCGCGACCTGCAGGTCCATGCCGGAGAGCTTGCGTGGGTTGGAGAGGGTGCCGCGCACCTGCGCCCTCGTGGCACCGGCCCGTGCATCGAATTCGATCGGGTATTCGACGCGGGTGCTTTGCAGAGACAGCAGCTGACCGGCTCGTCCCTTGCCACTGACTTGTGCATCCCGAAATTGGCCCAAAATCTCGAAACGCAGTCCGTAGCCGGGCCCCGCGTTGCTGCGAGCTGAATCGTCTTCGCTGGCCAGTTTCGCGCGCAAGGAGAGCTTTTGTACAGCGTCGGCGTAAGCCAGTTGGCCTTGTTCTACGAAAAGGCTTTTTACGGTGACCTTCCATGGGTTGGAGCTCGGGCTGGAATGATCGTTGTCGTGGCGAGGAAAGGTCCAATTGTTTTCCCCGTCGGCATCGCGTGCCAGGGCGACATCCGGTGTTGACAGCACCAGGGTGTCTATCAGCAACACGCGGCCGAGGAGCGGTAGAAGCCTCAGACTGGCGCTGGCCTTGCCCGCTTTCGCCATGAAGGGCGCCTCAGACCCAGGTGCGGAGTGCTCTGCCGGTTCAGCCCTCTTCGTTTTTTCAGGCTTTGCAAGCTGGGGTGGGCTGCCGCGCGCGTCTTCGGAATCCAGCGCGCCGAAAGCTCCAAAGCCAGGCCTGTTGCCCAGCTCCAGCTGCTCGGCCTGCACGAGCACGCCTGGAATCCAACGGCGCCAGCCGGTATCGAGTGGCTGGGGCCAGACCCACTGCGCATCCAGATCGCCTTGGATTGCGAAGTGGCGTCCGCTGGCCGCGCTCACCTTGTCGTTGACCCAGGGGCGTGCGCGATTCCAATCGATCAGGCTGACTGCCAGCACGAGGGCGAGCAGCAGCACAACGATGCCAGCGATGAGGGCCAGAAGAACGCGCAGCGCAAGCGAACGGCGGGGCGCAGCAACAGCGACCGGGAGCTGGGGAGGCGCGGTCGAAGAGGGTGTAGAGGATGGCATTGCGCCACCATGCTAAGCCGTGGGCGGCGCTCTGGCATCGCCCGCGCCGGTCTCTGGCCGTACTTCCGTCCTTGTCCTACAGTCAGGGAGAGAAGCGCCTGCGAGCTACAAAACAGCAAACAGCTTCTCGCGCAGCTCTGGAAGTCGTTTGTGACCGGCCGAAGTGGTCTCCAGGGCACTTGCCCAGGCGCTGTAGACGTTGCGCAATTCGCTCGTGCTCTTGCAAACGAAGATGGATTCAACGAGGCTGATGCGATTGTGGTGACCAAAGATGTTGTTCACCGTGTTGATCATGAAGTTGCGCGCCATTTCGAGTTCTTTGTCGCTGCGCGTTTCGGCTGGCGGCAGCACGGCCAGCCAATCCGTAGGAGCCAAAGCATCCGTCGGCTGCGGATGGGCGGGGTCGAACGCGCGCGCGGAAGCAGGGGGAGCGGCAGGAGCCACCACTTTCATGTCGATACAGGCGTGACCAAGCAACTCGTCGATGTATTGCGCCAGAGAATGCCCAGCGACAAACGGTTCGAGATCTTTCCCGGTGCGCTTGCCATCGATGAGCACCAACAGACGCCGGGCCAGAGGCGACAACCCCAGAGCGCGCGTCTGGATCTCCTGCTGCCCCGCGGGAGTCTTGGAGAAAACGGCTGCGCTGAAATCAATGGGGGCGTCGGTCATGAAGCCGTAGTCCTATTCGTGGCGAGATACTGGATGGAGCCCATGGTGGGCCACAGGCCTCTCGAATAACACTGGGGTTTTTACCAATTTTTACCGAAGCATGTCGTTGCCGAGTTTCAATCCCGGACAAGCCGAGCAGGCGTCTCCGACGCTTCGGACAGGTGCATCTACAATTTTTGCCTCCTGGTTTGGTCCTGGCTTGATGCACAACCCCCGCCGTCCTGTTGTTCTGCCCATGCGCAGTGGCGTCAGCCCAAGCTGTGTCGTGCTTCCCACACAAGGAGAGGGAAGCATGCTTGATTTTTTGGGCACGCGCCTGTCCAAGGTGTCTCGCGTCGACTGGCAGCGGCGCATGGCTGCGGGCGAGGTGGTGGACGAGCGCGGAGTTGTCGTCCTGCCGGACCGCCGTTTTGAACCGGGCCTGCGTCTTTTTTACTACCGCACTCTGGACAACGAGCCCCAGCCGCCCGGTCTGGAGGCGGTGTTGTACTGGGATGAGCATGTGCTGGTGGCCGACAAACCACATTTCATGCCGGTCATCCCCACTGGGCGCTACCTGCACCACACTTTGCTGGTCCGCTTGAAGCGGCAATTGGGTTTGAGCGAACTCTCGCCCCTGCACCGCATCGACCGCGACACGGCAGGCCTGGTGCTGTTTTCGGTTCAGCAGAAAACCCGTGGCGCCTACCAGGCGCTGTTTCGGGAGCGCAGCATCTGCAAGGAGTATGAAGCGGTAGCCCCATGGCGGCCTGAGCAGGTTTTCCCTTGTGAGCGCGCCAGCCGCATTGAAGAAAGCCCGCAGTTTTTTCGCATGCAGGAAGTGAGTGGTCCGCCCAACAGCCTGACCACCATTGAGCGGCTGGAGACGGGAGCGCACTGGGCACGCTACCGTCTTCGACCGATCACGGGCAAACGCCACCAATTGCGCGTGCACATGGCGGCGCTGGGGCTGGCGCTGCGCAATGACCCCTTCTACCCAAGCGTCAACGATGTGCCTGACGGTGACTGGTCTCGTCCCTTGCAACTGCTGGCGCGCTCCCTGGCATTCACCGACCCGCTGAGCGGCGAGCAGCGAAGTTTTACCAGTGGCCTGAATCTTTTGCCGCTGGACGCACCATGAAACGCTGTCGGACCGTGTTGCACCGGTCAAAATCAAAGCCATTCAGCGCAATGGGCGCTGCCAATTTCCGCAGACTTTTCTAGCGGTTCCAGACCTTGCACTCCCACGCCTTGAGCGTGCCAGAGTGCTGCGCTGATGTCCCGTACCGAGGTGTCCACCATGTACCAGCCGCCGCAGTTCCGTTCTACCGACCCCCACCATGCGCGTACGCTGATACAGGCCCATCCGCTGGCCTGCTTGGTGTCAACCGACGATGCAGGCTTTCCGGTTGTCTCGCACTTGCCTTTGCATTTGCAGGAGGACGGTGGCGTGCAAGTTCTGCTGGGCCATTGCGCGCGCGCCAATCCGCACTGGCGCTATCTGGCTGCGCGCCCTGAGGCACTGGCGACTTTTATGGGACCGAGCGCCTACCTCTCGCCATCGGTCTACCCCGATCTGGCGCGCGTGCCCAGCTGGAACTACCTGGCGGTGCACTGCCGTGTCGAGGCGCGGATCATTGACGAGGCCAATGGCAAGGACGCCTTGCTCAAGGCGCTGATTGCCCAGCACGAACCCGCGTATGCGGCCCAGTGGCGCGCGCTGGATGAGGACTACACCAGCAAGATGCTGCGTGCCATAGTGGCTTTCGAGCTGCGCGTGCTGGACCTGCAATGCACGCTCAAGCTCAACCAGCACCGGCCCGAATCGCACGCCGCGCTGCACGCCGCCTACCGCGCGGGTGGCGCCGACGCCCAGGCGCTTGCACAATGGATGGAAACGCTGGGCATGGTGCCCGGCCACAAGGACTGACATGCGCATAGGTCTTGGAATCGTCTCCCTGCTGGTGGTCTTGGCCGTGGTGGCGCTGCTCACGCGCAAGAGCGTGGACGCGACGCGCATCGCCGTTCCTGCGCTGCAGAGTGCGCCCGCCGGCGCTGCCTCGGCACCAGCCACGGTGCGCGAACAAAGCCAGCAGATTCAGCAGGACTACAAGCAGGCGCTGGACAAGGCGCTCAACCCGCCACGCCCTGAGCCGGCAGAGTAAATTTTAGGTAAAAACGGCCGCTAGCACTTATCTGGTAAGCACTGATAGCTATTGATTTCATAGTGACGGACGAAGACGAACATTTCATGCAGCTCGCCCTGGCGCAGGCCCGCGCCGCCGCAGCGGCGGGCGAGGTGCCCGTGGGCGCCGTGCTGGTGCGCGATGGCAAAGTGCTTGCCACAGGCCGCAACGCACCGGTGGCAGCGCACGACCCCACGGCCCATGCCGAAATCGCCGCGCTGCGCGCCGCAGCGCAGGCGCTTGGCAACTACCGGCTGGGCGACTGCACGCTCTACGTCACGCTGGAGCCTTGCGCCATGTGCAGCGGCGCCATGCTGCACGCGCGGCTTTCCCGCGTGGTGTTTGGCGCCCCCGACCCCAAGACGGGTGCTGCCGGTTCGGCGCTGGACCTGTTTGCCAACACCCGCATCAATCACCAAACGCAGGTGCAGGGCGGCGTGCTGGCGCCGGAGTGCGCCGCGCTGCTGGAGGATTTTTTTCAGGCCCGCCGCAGCGCCCAGCGCACGCAGGCCCTGGCCGCCCACCCCCTGCGCCAGGACGCACTGCGCACACCTGAGGCGCGCTTTGCAGACCTGCCAGGCTATCCCTGGGCGCCGAAGTACGTCAGCGACCTGCCGGCGCTCGCTGGCCTGCGCCTGCACTACCTGGACGAAGGCCCGCCGGATGCGCCGCTGACCTGGCTGTGCCTGCACGGCAACCCGGCCTGGAGCTATCTGTACCGGCACATGCTGCCGGTGTTCCTGGCCGCTGGCCACCGCGTGGTGGCGCCGGACTTGATCGGTTTTGGCAAGAGCGACAAGCCCAAGAAGGATGCGTTCCACACCTTCGAAGGACATCGGCAGGTTCTGCTCGAATGGATTGAGCGTTTGGACTTGCAGCGCTGCGTGCTGGTGGTGCAGGACTGGGGCGGCATTCTGGGCCTCACCCTGCCCATGGCCGCGCCAGGGCGCTTTGCCGGGCTCCTGGCCATGAACACCTTGCTGGCGACGGGAGAGCAGCCCCTGTCCGCCGGTTTTCTTGCCTGGCGTGAGATGTGCGCGCAAAAGCCGCTGTTCGGCGTGGGCCGCATGCTGGCGCGCGGCAACCCGCAGATGAGCGAGGCCGAATGCGCAGCCTACGACGCGCCTTTTCCCGATGCCGGCTACCGCGCTGCGCTGCGCGCCTTCCCGCCGCTGGTGCCAGGCATCCGGGACGCAGCAGGCGCGGCGCTCTCGCGTGCAGCGCGCGATTTCTGGGCCAGCCAATGGACCGGCCGCAGCCTGATGTTTGTCGGTGCGCAAGACCCGGTGCTGGGCGAACCCGTGATGCAGCAACTGGCGGCGCAGGTGCGCGGCTGCCCGCCGCTGGTGGTGCTGCCGCATGCCGGGCATTTTGTGCAGGAGCATGGGGAGCCGATCGCGCGGCAGGCTGTGGAATACTTCGGTGACTTGGCCGCTGCCTGATCTTTTGCTCGGCTGCTTTCACACTTTTTCCATTCACGCCACACGCTTTGTCTCACGATCACCCCGCCCCAGGCCCGAGCCCCGGCTGCGCATGCGGTCACCAGCACGGGCCCCGGCATATCTACATTTATTCGCCGTCCAGCGCAGTGCGCGACAAGGCAGCCTTTCGGCGCGGGGTCAAGCGGTTGCAGGCGCTGGGCCATGAGGTCGAGGTGGACCGCGACGCGCTGGCCGTGCACACCCGCTTTGCCGGCGACGATGCGACGCGCATTGCGGCCATCGCCCGCGCCGCCGCGAGCGGCGCCGACGTGGCGCTGATTTCGCGCGGCGGCTACGGCCTGACGCGCATTCTGCCGGGCGTCGACTTCCAAGCCATGGCGCGTGCGATCGAGGGCGGAATGCACTTTGTCGGCATCAGCGATTTCACTGCCTTGCAGTGCG encodes:
- a CDS encoding AsmA family protein — translated: MPSSTPSSTAPPQLPVAVAAPRRSLALRVLLALIAGIVVLLLALVLAVSLIDWNRARPWVNDKVSAASGRHFAIQGDLDAQWVWPQPLDTGWRRWIPGVLVQAEQLELGNRPGFGAFGALDSEDARGSPPQLAKPEKTKRAEPAEHSAPGSEAPFMAKAGKASASLRLLPLLGRVLLIDTLVLSTPDVALARDADGENNWTFPRHDNDHSSPSSNPWKVTVKSLFVEQGQLAYADAVQKLSLRAKLASEDDSARSNAGPGYGLRFEILGQFRDAQVSGKGRAGQLLSLQSTRVEYPIEFDARAGATRAQVRGTLSNPRKLSGMDLQVALEGQSMADLYELTGLVLPNTPPYKTSGRLVGSLEPERATWDYEDFTGAVGKSDLQGHLTYTSGKPRPRLTGQLKSRRLLLADLGPVIGTPGRARENTKKSIRPGKVLPDISFATGRWDAMDADIAFLGQTLVGPAALPLENLSVRAILKEGKLNLAPLRFGVAKGRIDAQVTLDSHSEPLRAQIRSTVDDLKLSSLFPKVELMDKSLGRMDGAFALNGQGASIASMLASSTGEARLYVRDGTLSKQLLDLAALNLGSVIVAKLFGNDKEVHVRCAVADFSVKDGMAQTRSVKLSTNEAVVEAVGTIDFDHEHIDLRIKPESLKWKFFSLRTPLTVRGPFIDPQVGVEPGPLLARAGAAVLAAVAAPAALALVPITVPAAEDDAHCAKLLARADEAVKAGPAGAAPKPPPRASGGRAKK
- a CDS encoding FMN-binding negative transcriptional regulator: MYQPPQFRSTDPHHARTLIQAHPLACLVSTDDAGFPVVSHLPLHLQEDGGVQVLLGHCARANPHWRYLAARPEALATFMGPSAYLSPSVYPDLARVPSWNYLAVHCRVEARIIDEANGKDALLKALIAQHEPAYAAQWRALDEDYTSKMLRAIVAFELRVLDLQCTLKLNQHRPESHAALHAAYRAGGADAQALAQWMETLGMVPGHKD
- a CDS encoding pseudouridine synthase; the encoded protein is MHNPRRPVVLPMRSGVSPSCVVLPTQGEGSMLDFLGTRLSKVSRVDWQRRMAAGEVVDERGVVVLPDRRFEPGLRLFYYRTLDNEPQPPGLEAVLYWDEHVLVADKPHFMPVIPTGRYLHHTLLVRLKRQLGLSELSPLHRIDRDTAGLVLFSVQQKTRGAYQALFRERSICKEYEAVAPWRPEQVFPCERASRIEESPQFFRMQEVSGPPNSLTTIERLETGAHWARYRLRPITGKRHQLRVHMAALGLALRNDPFYPSVNDVPDGDWSRPLQLLARSLAFTDPLSGEQRSFTSGLNLLPLDAP
- the rraA gene encoding ribonuclease E activity regulator RraA, yielding MIRLSIPQVSTCDLCDRFKADDSDAFRVLPPVFASYGGLRAFAGRVSTVKCFEDNALVKAALDQPGEGRVLVVDGGGSLRRALVGGNLAAAAVANGWVGLVVDGCVRDLAELAVAELGIRALGLMPMPTIKRGEGQRDVAVQIRGVVVRPGDWLYADDDGIVVSTSAVHSA
- the tadA gene encoding tRNA adenosine(34) deaminase TadA; translated protein: MQLALAQARAAAAAGEVPVGAVLVRDGKVLATGRNAPVAAHDPTAHAEIAALRAAAQALGNYRLGDCTLYVTLEPCAMCSGAMLHARLSRVVFGAPDPKTGAAGSALDLFANTRINHQTQVQGGVLAPECAALLEDFFQARRSAQRTQALAAHPLRQDALRTPEARFADLPGYPWAPKYVSDLPALAGLRLHYLDEGPPDAPLTWLCLHGNPAWSYLYRHMLPVFLAAGHRVVAPDLIGFGKSDKPKKDAFHTFEGHRQVLLEWIERLDLQRCVLVVQDWGGILGLTLPMAAPGRFAGLLAMNTLLATGEQPLSAGFLAWREMCAQKPLFGVGRMLARGNPQMSEAECAAYDAPFPDAGYRAALRAFPPLVPGIRDAAGAALSRAARDFWASQWTGRSLMFVGAQDPVLGEPVMQQLAAQVRGCPPLVVLPHAGHFVQEHGEPIARQAVEYFGDLAAA
- a CDS encoding ABC transporter substrate-binding protein codes for the protein MIKATNFPVPTDRRRILKASVVTALGIPAWVRAQPQSLRIGQTAALTGPLAFPFVEMNKGIAAAFQEVNEKGGIDGRMLEMVSLDDGGAPAKAAENTRQLIEKDQVLTLFACGGTTSVMGALHVLVPAKVPLIAPATGSDALRPFNPLVFHTRASYAQELSKIARQLSSTGFTKCAVAYFDNPFGKAAIAAFEAAAKSYKNTTWKAFLVAETPDGIAKGIEEIVAFQPTALMSLAIGGLGIPFYKGLRKRIQTPAFSISFLGSRPLLAALGDAAVGITVAQVVPSPHSVAMPLVHAYQNALKKAGQTEPGYSSLEGYVNARILIEALRRSGRSATREKLIEAMHSMRPYDLGGFEVRYGPTDHSGTDFVELTYFNGERFRR